A genomic stretch from Chitinophaga agri includes:
- a CDS encoding 1,2-phenylacetyl-CoA epoxidase subunit B, with protein sequence MNESLDPRVNRLRLNNSDGSFTIEEGENWNVFEVFHQEKRGAHHEHVGCVHAPDANLALIFAKEQFGRRKKCVNLWVVRSADILAFDLEDEDMFANNPDKTYRDASGFKVMEKINKFKAQSK encoded by the coding sequence ATGAATGAATCACTGGATCCACGTGTTAACCGGCTACGGTTAAATAATAGTGACGGCTCCTTCACCATTGAGGAAGGAGAAAACTGGAATGTATTTGAAGTTTTTCACCAGGAGAAAAGAGGCGCGCACCATGAACATGTCGGTTGTGTACATGCGCCTGATGCCAATCTCGCATTGATTTTTGCCAAAGAACAATTTGGCCGCAGGAAGAAGTGTGTTAATCTCTGGGTAGTACGTAGTGCGGATATTCTCGCATTTGACCTGGAAGATGAAGACATGTTTGCCAACAATCCGGATAAAACCTACCGGGATGCCAGCGGATTCAAGGTCATGGAGAAGAT
- the paaA gene encoding 1,2-phenylacetyl-CoA epoxidase subunit PaaA gives MYGGGYIYDDPNRSRQQEEQLVDDPVKLAAFEARITRGEKIEPGDWMPAEYRRQLIRLIEQHAHSEVIGALPEGTWITRAPGFKRKLALIAKVQDEIGHGQLLYNAAETLGKSREAMINDLLSGKSKYSNVFNYPAETWADVTVIGFLIDAAAIVNQVANSKGSYGPYCRALERICYEESFHLKQGHDAFIELATGTPAQKAILQDALNRWWQPIMHFFGPPDKVSSHSEKLMQWKVKMASNDDMRNQFLDAYVPKIWELGLTLPDPSLKKDKETGKWEYSDPDWELFFEVIKGNGPCNKERLNVRKWAEEHGRWIRKALMREDERARTALPVA, from the coding sequence ATGTACGGTGGCGGATATATTTACGATGATCCTAACAGGTCCCGTCAGCAGGAAGAACAACTGGTTGACGATCCTGTAAAGCTGGCCGCGTTTGAGGCGCGTATTACCAGAGGGGAGAAGATTGAGCCCGGCGACTGGATGCCGGCAGAGTATCGCAGGCAGCTGATCCGGTTGATAGAACAGCATGCTCATTCTGAGGTGATTGGCGCTTTGCCGGAGGGTACCTGGATCACCCGGGCACCCGGATTTAAACGGAAGCTGGCACTGATCGCTAAAGTGCAGGATGAGATTGGGCATGGACAGCTTTTGTATAATGCCGCAGAAACATTAGGAAAGTCCCGCGAAGCGATGATCAATGACCTGTTAAGTGGGAAGTCGAAATATTCCAATGTATTTAATTATCCGGCCGAAACCTGGGCAGACGTTACAGTGATAGGCTTCCTAATAGACGCGGCTGCCATTGTAAACCAGGTGGCTAATTCCAAAGGTTCTTACGGCCCTTACTGCCGGGCACTGGAAAGGATCTGTTATGAAGAGAGTTTCCATCTGAAACAGGGACATGATGCATTTATTGAACTGGCAACAGGCACCCCGGCACAAAAAGCAATATTGCAGGATGCACTTAACCGATGGTGGCAGCCCATCATGCATTTCTTTGGTCCACCGGATAAGGTATCCAGTCATAGCGAAAAGCTGATGCAATGGAAAGTGAAGATGGCTAGTAATGACGATATGCGTAATCAGTTCCTGGACGCCTATGTGCCTAAAATATGGGAGCTGGGCCTGACATTGCCGGACCCTTCATTGAAAAAGGACAAAGAAACTGGCAAATGGGAATATTCGGATCCTGACTGGGAGCTGTTTTTTGAAGTGATCAAAGGAAATGGTCCCTGCAATAAAGAACGGCTGAATGTACGTAAGTGGGCTGAAGAGCATGGGCGCTGGATAAGAAAAGCACTGATGCGTGAGGATGAGCGAGCGCGTACGGCATTGCCGGTAGCATAA